The Neomonachus schauinslandi chromosome 13, ASM220157v2, whole genome shotgun sequence DNA segment TGTTACAATCTCatcggggtgggggagggatatCCACTCTTTTAAGCTCTATATAGGAAAATCTAGACACTGCCAGGCCCCATCTGTACTTGAGATGTTCAAGTGTTTGCTGCTGCTATAAAGAAAACACCCAGAAGGTAAGAACAGGCTGAGGGTTAATCTAGAAGCCAGTGAAATGCCTCAGCATGGTATCCCCCTCTGTGGAGCCACTAGGACAACCTGAGGCCTACCATCTTTCCCCAGCTCATGGGCCAGTGGGGCCTTCATTTTCCTTCCTGGAGAAGTTTCCTTTACAGCAAAATTTTCATTATTGGCCCCCTTTCTCCCTTGCTGGGTCCTGGGTCTTGTCTTTTGACATGCCATCCTCATACCCAGCCAGCAGGACCTCATCTCTGAAATAAACCCATGTGGTTTGGGTTTAGGTAGCCATTTGACTTGAGTCCTATTCCGCTATCACCCAAGGCCTCTAGCTCTGGTTTCTTGGTCACTTGGCCCAGGTCCTGGAAGGCTTATCCCTCCCTCATTCACCTGAATTTTCAGGTAATCCTTCCCACTACAGTTCTCCAACCCTGcttatgggggaggggaggaaattaAAACCCACCTACTTTAAAGGCCTATTGATAAATTTAAGGCAAGAATACAACTAATGCCAAGGACATTAAGCTCTTGGGTAAGTTACTCCTAAGCCCCTCCCTTTAGGCTGATACCCAGAAGCCCCTCTAAGCTACTCAGATGTAGCTCACCCCAGCTCCCAGGTATTTTGGTTTCATCCTTCCATTTACCACACTTAAAATAGAAAGGAGTCATGAGCTCGAGTCAAAAGGAACATAACTAATGAAAAAGAGCAAGACTCGGAAAGACCAAAACATGCCATTAGAAAATGGCCCTCAAGGACTCAAGACAAAGGTCAAGTTCGCATCAGTGCCTCTTAAGCCTAGCTGTACACTGGAACTGATAGGGCTTGCTTGCATTAAGGGCTATGGGCCCCTAGCCCAACTCAAGATTGAAACTGGTCTGGGATGGAGATTCCTTGCCATGTATTCATGCTGAGGTACaagttttctttttgacaaagaattttattcttatgAAGAGTTCTATGCATAGGCGGCCTACAAAAGGCCAAGAACTTGAGGTGTCTTCTCTGAGCTAGTCCCATACAGGGCATCAATCTGTCACCCAGAAGGAACTTGTTACCCAAATAGCTACTACTTCACAGGTTCTGCCACCCTGGCCCACCATCTGACCACAAAGGAGCTAGCTCCCCCAaggaagaggccacatcaaaagGTCCACTGGTTGTCAAATGATcctttattgaaacattttcctttgtagttaactctgtgggaaagaaaaaagaaatatgtcaGTAGGacaaaaaaatcttatattcCAAACCCACTACTGACCATTTCTAGAACTGTTCCAGCCTATCTCCATGAATACGTTAGCCTTCCTCCAGCTCTCACCCTGCTTTAGGCAAGTGAAACAGAAGTCACTTACAGCTGGGCATTCCACCGCACCACTGTTGATGTCATCtatgatgtcatgagggtggCGGCCGTCAACATTGCACCCCACAGACTGGGCAGTCCCCAGGATTTCTTTAATGGTTCCTAGAATTCAGAAAAGTAGCACCAGAGGAGCTTCAGTCCCTCACGATCCTCAGATACCCATGGGGAAATACTTGGGAGTTTCACAGAAGGCAAGGAGGAATTAATCCTATTTTATGGAATGACATTCCCACTCCTCTAATCCAAGATTCCGAACTCCATTTAGTTACGTAAGCTCTTAATGCAAAGTCTCCATAGGTCCCTTCATACGCAAACACATCCAGCCCCTAATATTCACTGATACCAAGCCATTCTGCCACCCAAATTGTAGATCTTACAGTAACTTCCCTTCAAATTGGGAAATGCTACCACACACTGAATACACCCCATGTAACAAGGTGGTTCTATGTTGTCCACTTACCAGAGAGTTCTCTGGCTAAAGATCGGTGTCGCATCTGTCGGGCAATATTGACAATCTCATCAAAAGTGATATTTCCACTGTGCTTAactgcagaaaagaaaaacagcatttaAGCTTGGTCACCCAAGGCCAAAGCAGACCACATCATGCACTCCCTTGTCTTTATTTCCAGGCTGTTCCCATGCTTTCGGCACAGAGTCATCCACATGCAGAACAACCCTGTTTCCTAAGCTGGGGTTTACTATCAGCTCACCACTGGATTGCACCAGCCAACAGAAACTGATCGGGTGCAGTGGCAGGTGGCTGGGGCAAAATCAAGTCTTTGCTAATCTTATACAAATGagactattttaaatatgaaaaaagacaAGTTTTGGTTACTGGGGTTAAGCTGTTCAGAGCATCATCCAGCTCAGAAGTGGCCTGATAACTGGTTATCATTATCACTTCACCCTACTGTTTCCCTCCTGCAAGCACTGAGTAGGGCCAGCCTCACGTTAGGGACTGGGGAGCCACACGACActtcctgggggtgcctggctaaCAGCTTATCAaatccctctactcctccccctagGTTTCATCAAAGGGAAAACCTGCTGAATTATCACACTGGGTAGATGACACCACTCACAAATTACCAGGGAAAAGGCCACTcactgtttttctgcttctttctgtctcttggtggttccttgagggctttgataatcagggcagaggcagaaggtaccACTTCAATCTGCAGAAGAGATTCTCCATGTGAATAAGCCCCATTCCACCCTCTAAGGAAGACCATCAATACTGCAACCTGGCTCTCAAAAAACACGGGCCAGACTGGGTTTGCTGTACATTCTCGAGTTATTGTCACAATCGAAACATGTTCTAGCCTAAGAGACACAGTgatttgcccaatgtcacacaggtGACAAGAGTTAGTATTAGGCTCACATCTTCGCTTTCTTGATCCATCCTCTCAAAAAAGCCTTCCCCACACTTAAAATTGCCCTCAGCAGCTCACGACTGGTTGCAGGTGGCAAAAACCTTCCCCCCAGGAATCCCAGAGGGTTGCgacctctgccctccccctcaaACCAAGTACCTGGGCCTGTCTGTTCTGAATGGTCAGTTTCACCGTAATCCTTAGGCCCTTCCAGTCACCGGTTGCCTTGGCGATGTCATCACCAACCTTTTTTGGAGACTAGAGAAAGAAAGGTGTATCATCACACTGTGCTCTAAGTTGATGTACAGTCTGCAAACCCATCCCTCTCACTTGGCTGACACCCTGGGCCAGCACACAGAGCACTGTTTGAAGCACGTAACTGCACCCACCAAATCAAGGCATGGCTATCACAGTAGCAGACATCAGGGAGATGGGGCTAGAGGTGAAGTTTGTTTGGGGATGCAGGCCCAGGGTCGTAAGATGGCAAAGTCCCTCACCTACCCACCCTCCCATAAGGACCCATGTGATAACGTAGGAATTTCCAACACTGGTTACATTCAAATCACTTGGGAGAATTCTAAAGACACCAGGTTTCTGCAAGGATGGGATCTGGGCATTTACTACTTAGACTTCCTAACGACCACTAGCCTGAACAGGAAAGACGTTCAGCGGGTGCCAACTAAATGGAGAGCCAAGGAAAAGTGTAACACACTGGTTAAGCAAGCCCACGTGGGAACAATGTTTGGTTCAGGAGACCAATGTCCAAGGAATAAAGGCCTAATACTATTCAGAGAAACGCAAGCTCAGTAAAAGCACAAAATGGAGAAGTGAGTAGATAGGGAGGGGGTCATCAGTGAAGCTGGTCATATTAGTGAGTAGGTTATACAAGCTTCTATGTTAAGTTCACCAGGATCTTAACCCAcatcccatttaatcctctcTACCGATATTTAACCCCATCAGTGATACGCCCATTGCCCTGACTAAACAACAGGCTAAGCAGGCTGCCCAGTGTCACTAAGCTACTCTTCTAAACCTTCACACGAGACCTCCAGCCCATGCCTCATGTACGCTTAAGGCCGCAGTTGCAGTTAAGATCTTGACCCTGGAGAGTGAAAGTCACAGCTTCAAAGTAGCACGTTCCAATCTCGTATAAGACCTTGTTATGGGAGCACTTCCAGTTCAGAGGCTCGAGGTGCAGCAGGGGTTGCCAATCCGTCAACGTGGAAGGCACCTCAGATCCAGTCTCGTTTGCACAAACCAATGCAAGCTAAGAAACCGCCCTCCACGAGGATGACTTACCAGACCCAGCGGGCCGATCTTCGGGGCCAGGGCAGACGTGGCACCGACTTCGCCACCGGTGCACCTCAGGTAcactgggagaaagaaaagatcagTGTCCCTGCAGAGGGAGCCCGGAGCCACAGCCCTCTCTCCGAATCTTTCTGGGGCTGACCACTCCACTTGTCAATTCTCGGAACAGCACCAAGAGCCTCAGCTGGGAGCGAAGAAAGCCACCCAACCGCAGCGGGCGAGCCGCCTCCCCCCTGACGTGGACCGCTCCAAGGGCCACGTGGGACAGCGGCCTTCGGCTCAGCTACGGCTACCGAGGCCTGCACGGGGCCGGCGTGGAGACAGCCCGGCCACCGGCCAACCCAGTGCAGGGGGGACGCGCCCGGGGCACAAACCTTACCCTTAAGGCGTGCGGGCTGCAAAGCCACCACAGGTCGTCCGGTCCTCCCTCCCCATTTACACGTGGGGAAGCGGAGGCCCAGAATGAGTCAGAGACTCGGCCAGGACCTCACAGCGCCCTGATCGCTGCACTGCGAAGGCCTCTAGCAGGCAGCAACTTAAAAAAGCCCGGCGTGGGAAAGGCAACGGCGGCTGGGCCGGAGGCCCGACGGGCTGCGGGGAGGAGGGATGCTCCGCTCCATCTCGCAGCCCCAGCCACATCTAAAGCACGCACCGACTTTGATCTCGTTGGGGTCGAACTTAGGCGGCATGGCGGAGGTGGCTGGTGTCGGATGAACCCGGATTCGGGACGACCGAAGAAAGTTGCACCTTTGCCGCCCCGAGCCGAAAGCCAAAAGACCGGAAGGTCTTCTGACTGCGCCGGATATAGGCAGGAAAGCGCGATTCTCGCGAGAACCGTCGGCTCCGCCCAGCCTCCCAGCGACGCCCTTGCTGCCATGTTACTTGTGGGCAGGTGCCTGAGGTTGACGCCGGCTCCGCGGTGAGTTGTAACTAGGGGTTCAGAGGGGGGGATTCGGGGAGGTTCGCCTGGGGGGGGGCGGCAGACAAGAGAGGGCTGCCCCAGGGCCCCGCTGTTCTCTATTCTTCCTTATCGTGAGGGTCACCCTTTGGTCCCTGTCGCaaagccccgcccctcccctaAGGGGTCCGCACCCCCATTCCGAGACTGTAGGGCCATGGCGACCCCCGGTCCCCTTTTAGCTCCTTCGTGATATGTGCATTTTGGTTATCGAAACAATTTTATTCAGGTCTAAATTTGGTCCAGCTCTTAATTCCAAGATTCTGTGGTTCTCAGAGTCTTAGACTTCGTCATCCTGGTCTGCATGACTTTCTGAGATTCTGAGTTTCGGTCCCCAGCTTCTGCGTTTGGAGGAGACCAGACTCCGGCTCCGCCCGGGCTCGTGTCCGGTGGTCTGCGACCCTGTGTCCATGACCAAGCCCTACGAGTGATCTGCCTGCCGTCAGGTCCACCCGTGGGAAGGAGCATCGGTGACCTGTCCACCCACAAAGCCAGGTGGGGCTCTCCCCACTCCAGCCTGGGGAGAATGGGTGTGGTTCTTCCAATGGGCTAGACGTTGGGGGAAGGAATGGATGAGGGGTGGACATCGGGGAGCAGGTTGGGAAGAGCTGATCTTATGGGAGGGATGGAGAAGGGATGATCActgtgggggaggtggtgggagggctGGACTTTGGGGACGGGATGAGAGAGGGTTAGTCCTTGGGGAGCAGAAGAGCTTGTCatctgggagggatgggggagggctgTTTTTAGACTattccccacccctgctggcaAGTGGGGTGACAAGAGGAGCCTGAGCCAGCTCTGCAGGTTGGCAGTCTCCCCAGACTGCCCAGGCCGCTATGGGAGGAGACCTGTgatctctacccctccccttgaGGAGTGGGTGTGTATCTTTTCAACTGCGTCTTCCCGCTAGCTGTGGTGGGCCCTGAATAAATATTCGTCAGATGTATAGTGCTATGTGGCTGGCATTGATTGAGCAGTGATTATGTGCCAGGTAAGGTGCTATGAGTTTTACATATATGAAATCACTGGATCCTCCCAGAACCAGGTATTGGTAAGATtgttatacagatgaggaaactgaggctcagagagattgaaCAAAGGTGACATGGTTGGTGGatggcagatctgggattcaaacccagttacattttttttatttcaattttttatttcaattctagttagttaacatataatgtaatactggtttcaggaatagaatttagcgattcattaattacatataacacccagtgctcatcataacaagggCTGttcttaatatccatcacccattcaACCCATccgccacccacctccctccattaatcctcagtttgttttttattgttaagagcctcttatggtttgcctgcctctttcttttttttgccttcccatatgttcatctgttttttttttttcttaatttccacatatgagtgaaatcatatagtattagTCTTtttctgagtgacttattttatttagcataataacACTCTAGCtgtatcattgcaaatggcaagatttcatttttgatggctgagtgagattccattgtgtatatacatacacacaacattttttttattcattcatcaatcaatggccatttgggctttttccatagtttggctattattgataatgctataaacattggggtgcacgtgccccttctgatcactacctttgtgtctttagggtaaatacctcgtagtgcaattgctgggtcgtagggtatttctatttttaattttttttttttaaagatttttttatttatttatttgagagagagaatgagagagagcacatgagaggggggagggacagagggagaagcagaccccccgccgagcagggagcccgatgcgggactcgatcccgggactccaggatcatgacctgagccgaaggcagtcgcttaaccgactgagccacccaggcgcccctatttttaattttttgaggaactgccataaaCCCAGttacatttcatcccaaagcctGTGCTGTTAACCATAAGCTTTCCTGGATGATTGCTTCCTGGGCCCACTGTTATCCCTTATCAAGTGCTCATCCTTGCAGGTACTGGGCAGGCAGTAAGCACCTGGCTTCTGAGTTCAGGACACTGTAATTAGTGTGTGCTAAGTTATTCGAGCATGAAGGAGTTGGGCAAACCCCACAGTATCAGGACTCGAAAGAACAGAGCTCCAAACTGGTTTTGCTACAATCCAGGCCATATAACCAGATTACTGAGCTCATGCGCCCGTTTCATCACTTTAAACCGGGCTGTGGTGAGAATCAGATGGAACAGTAGCAGTGAGGGTGGTAAGGTGTCTGAGGATTGCCTTGgaatttttattcaattaagAGCTCTCTTTGCTTATGATGTAGCTGGTGGAGTGTTTGGTTTGCTGATGCCACTCTGACAGTGTTTCAGGAACTAGAAGTGATTCATTGGTCCCGTCTGTTACACATTCTCAAAGAGCATCCTTAGAAAGACCTGCTGTGCTGGGCTCATGGCACAGATGGATGGTTGAGATGGACGCAGACACAGCCATCAAGGGTCATACAGTCCGGCAGATGAGCTATGCGTTCTGCGTTAGTGTGCTGCCTGTCCTGGGTCCCCAGGCCCTGATTTCTCTCCTGTGCCCTAGAGTCCTGAAGATTACTccaggggggagaaaaaagaatgccGCTCTTCTTCCGGAAGCGGAAACCCAGTGAAGAGGCTCGGAAACGCCTGGAGTATCAGATGTGTCTGGTGAGGGAAAATGGGTTTCCTGAgtccatctctgcctctgccctcatggaatgGGGCTCCACGCTCCCCCCAGACAAGCtgtgtgctccctccctcccatctgccTCCCTGACCCCCAGAGGAGATCTCTGACTCAAAGCAGACCAGTGAGGCCTCCCGTCTGGTACTTGGGAGTGCCTTCCGCTTCCCTCCCGAGGGAACTGATGACAGTTGTCATTACTTGTTCATTTGCTCTTTCGTGCTGGACCTCAAGCCCCACTGAAGCAGGGATCATTGGTGCACCTGAAAAATGGATTAGTTGAACCAGATGGTGTCTTTGGTCTCTTACAGCAACTTGATCCTGTGTTTCTTTGGCTGGTTTGTCCGCTCTGCAAGGTGTTTTGTTTGAACGcgttttttattattctttttattgtcagGCAAAAGAAGCTGGGGCCGACGACATTCTTGACATCTCTAAATGTGAGCTCTCAGAGGTAAATCGGGGCTGGtgttctggctgtgaatttgatcTGTCCTTTTTTCTTGGATCACATGTCCCTGAGAAAGACAGATGTGGACTGGGGCTTTTAGAACACCAGAAGCATCAGTCAAGTGAAGTGTTCTTGGATTTTGTtcttattcaaaagaattgagaTGATCGGTGGCCTCAACACAGTCTATGAGAATCAAGGAGTCTAGAAAATGTACCCACAGATTTCTAGGGAACTGGAAGAATCTGGGTTTCTCCAGCCTCTGTATAGCACCAGAGATCTTTCTCTTGCCCCAATAGAGCTATCGATGGGTATGGTGTGCGGGCTGGGGATGGTGTGCGGGCTGGGGCCGGGCAGGGCAGTCTCCTGCCAGCTGATTGCAGGAGAGGGCTGACCACATCCCAGCAGCATTCCTCACCAGCCTCCCCCATCACACTCTCGGCTGCTCTGCACATGAGGATTTTGCACTTGATCACCTCCTGCCCCATCTCTCCCTCACATGTGTGccactcagaaaacaaaaaccgGCAGGAGGGGAGGCactgacttttctttctcttatcttAGATTCCATTTGGAGCTTTTGCAACATGCAAAGTTCTACAGAAGAAGGTAAGGTGGATCTTCATTTTCATAGACTTGTTTATTGCATGTTTGCTTGTTTGAAATCAGGTGGGACTTTTAGGCACTGTCTTCTTGGCGTAGACATCTCCCTTTTCCCTGATTTTCACCCTTTCAGCTTGAAGTAGGTGTTTGCACAATTGGAAGAGTTGAGTTTGGTGTCAGATGGGCCTGGGTCACATCCTGGCCTTGGCCCTCGTGAGTTGGGCAACTTCCGCCAACTCTTACATccttttttttcatctgtgaaatgaagacaTTCCTATTTCTAGTTCTACTCTCACAGAGGTAGCATGAGAATTAAAAGAGTGACACGCAGGGAGGTAGATAGGTGGAGACTGGAATGCACCGGGTATGACGCCTGCCGCAGTAAACACGGGGTGACCTTGTTGTTCATAACAATGAAAGCTGTACTTACTTCATTCTGGTCACCCGGCAGAGAGAGTAAGAATGGAATGAATGATTTTTCGGAAAGGCATCGTGGCTTTGCATGTAGACAACTAGGAGCATTCTAAATGAATTATCTAATGAAGGGAGGTAAAAAATGTTCCATAGAAACAGCCTAGTGAGCTCCTTGACACTAGAAGTTTCTATGTGGGGGTCGATGCTATACAAATAGCAACAGATGACACGGATTGAGCACCGGACCCCAGGCCAGCCCTGGGCTCAGTGCTTTTTGTCTGTTATTTTGTTAATCGTACAGGCAGCCCTCAGAGGCAGGTACTTTATTATTCTCTGTTCCCCACATGACGATGCTGACGCTGGGGGAGGTTACAATCAGGACAGCTGCACGGGGACCCTTCTCAGGATGGAAGGTAGCATTAGGCCTTGAAGATCCCTTCCACCCTTGAAATTACAGGCTTTCAGGTCATCTGATTCCCCATTTGGAGGTTCCACGATTCTGAGCCACGTCCCCCATTGCAGTGTCCGGGAAAGCAGGGAAGAGCGGGCATGCAGGGTCTGCAGTGCATCCTACACCAGGCTGGCTGCCATGCTTGCCGTTCTCCCTCCGGCTGACACACCACACATCTTTCTCACACAGGTGTTGGTTGTCCACACGAATCACCTCACCTCCCTGCTCCCTAAATCCTGCAGCCTCCTGAGTCTCATAACCATCAAGGTACTGGGGCCCTTCTCCCAGGGCTCAGGGACTCTGCCTGGTGTACCACGTGACAGCCAA contains these protein-coding regions:
- the RPL12 gene encoding 60S ribosomal protein L12; protein product: MPPKFDPNEIKVVYLRCTGGEVGATSALAPKIGPLGLSPKKVGDDIAKATGDWKGLRITVKLTIQNRQAQIEVVPSASALIIKALKEPPRDRKKQKNIKHSGNITFDEIVNIARQMRHRSLARELSGTIKEILGTAQSVGCNVDGRHPHDIIDDINSGAVECPAS